The following proteins are co-located in the Hydractinia symbiolongicarpus strain clone_291-10 chromosome 7, HSymV2.1, whole genome shotgun sequence genome:
- the LOC130649500 gene encoding uncharacterized protein LOC130649500 has product MKAKLLLFILLLVLTTLHGIASKVLQNEVISSHHNRIKRAVNATVADSTNDESGCGKTCVMIVVGCVLAVLLLCLAGSIYYAACQDKGQTKHQEDWNRTLRNAENKPVRQPISLRQMDDQLNQFGMMGSSNVGFMDDSASMVGSELPYDPDPFYHDEIYQQKLRNFYLDQGWDQDELNYDNPQRRTRFGPPVRRNRIFSAPDIYEGRYPGLEQTGRAFSLDQNMYNQEDSGGYYEPQADYPVASEAFGSGGYIEGNSKRNFDNTRPVSGPPQQFVDYYGDILDRQYVPNNEPMIRKLDDKRLIRDGNPPLLKSAMKNSRSCQSIPIEVEEEFENDVRRLKPNYNRSKSFDDTLVRNKQDTGRNRNEKNPSPESSEVDADYDAGEVSPYLSYDNEEEDYDEELNEPINGKLAYPDRIVRVRKDNHVEIIQNGDEDEETDNIKNVHTTRVLDNVTDKPLDTVRVTDDTSDIDNVESEGTIHIVDENENNEIVKPIRAIRISDKRTTKDTFYRSKALLGPSFESKIIPKVL; this is encoded by the exons ATGAAggcaaaattattattatttatcttaCTTCTGGTTCTAACTACCCTTCATGGGATCGCTTCAAAAGTTTTGCAAAATGAAG TAATCTCTTCCCATCATAACAGAATCAAGCGTGCAGTGAATGCGACGGTAGCCGATTCAACTAATGATGAAAGCGGGTGTGGTAAAACTTGTGTCATGATTGTTGTTGGTTGTGTGTTGGCAGTGCTTTTGTTGTGTTTGGCGGGATCAATATATTATGCAGCCTGCCAAGATAAAG GCCAAACTAAACACCAGGAAGACTGGAATCGAACATTAAGAAATGCTGAAAACAAGCCCGTACGACAACCAATATCGTTACGACAAATGGATGATCAGCTTAATCAGTTTGGTATGATGGGGAGCAGCAATGTCGGATTTATGGACGACAGTGCTTCCATGGTGGGATCTGAACTTCCTTACGACCCTGATCCTTTTTACCACGACGAAATATACCAACAAAAATTAAGGAATTTTTATCTGGACCAGGGGTGGGACCAAGATGAACTAAATTATGATAATCCGCAAAGAAGAACAAGGTTCGGACCCCCGGTAAGACGCAATCGCATATTTTCTGCACCTGATATATACGAAGGCAGATACCCGGGTTTGGAACAGACTGGACGGGCGTTTTCTTTGGATCAAAATATGTACAATCAAGAAGATTCGGGTGGATATTATGAACCTCAGGCTGATTATCCTGTTGCATCTGAAGCTTTTGGGAGTGGCGGCTACATTGAAGGAAATAGCAAGCGAAATTTTGATAACACAAGACCTGTTTCAGGTCCACCTCAGCAATTCGTAGATTATTACGGCGATATACTTGACCGGCAATATGTACCTAACAATGAGCCAATGATAAGAAAGTTGGATGATAAAAGATTGATACGCGACGGAAATCCTCCTTTGCTGAAATCAGCCATGAAAAATTCAAGAAGTTGTCAAAGTATACCTATCGAAGTCGAAGAAGAATTTGAGAACGATGTGCGAAGATTAAAACCGAATTACAATCGATCAAAATCGTTTGATGACACTTTAGTTAGGAATAAACAGGACACAGGTAGAAATAGAAACGAAAAGAATCCCTCACCCGAAAGTTCTGAAGTAGACGCCGACTATGATGCTGGAGAAGTTTCACCTTACTTAAGTTATGATAACGAAGAGGAAGATTACgatgaagaattaaacgaaCCCATAAATGGAAAACTCGCCTACCCTGATCGTATTGTTCGCGTAAGAAAAGATAACCATGTGGAAATAATACAGAATGGAGATGAAGACGAAGAAACAGACAATATTAAAAATGTGCATACTACCCGAGTATTAGACAATGTAACCGATAAACCACTCGATACGGTACGTGTAACGGATGATACAAGTGATATCGATAATGTAGAGTCTGAAGGGACGATTCACATAGTGGATGAAAACGAAAATAACGAAATAGTCAAACCTATTCGTGCAATACGAATATCAGATAAACGAACAACTAAAGATACTTTCTATCGCTCGAAAGCACTTCTCGGGCCGTCGTTTGAAAGCAAGATAATTCCAAAAGTATTGTGA
- the LOC130649501 gene encoding uncharacterized protein LOC130649501 yields MHERILLLFIIVMLLSNATRQLQMKVKRQKSGFDMLFLMSTSPKICRTYNAEFVQQKNGYVTCLCNEPIFYSLHAYDVPKCHKFNGANIGCSCKTTCVSFITEKDTIMEWFVLSDAFSCSNIMGSYQLYEWDGQTWTKVNRKDFELVFEKVVDPVTKQVNKTSYYFKWRHTDRTTAMLYYQGRIFKVNVFCGKKSFGCHVGKAVGTKTYKILSERELITTTSTSKSKSTTTQTSRSLKSSKDNNNDGINTAVYITLSLIFVLIIVIICVTAFVLLKRKRKCSQGVVQNNVTTSPAPPSYTNNEFGIEDFIENERKHPMPPLPRRAPQPPPRDVIYSNTKES; encoded by the exons ATGCATGAAagaattttgttattgtttattaTTGTGATGTTACTAAGCAACGCAACAAGGCAGCTTCAAATGAAAGTCAAACGGCAAAAGTCTGGTTTTGATATGCTCTTTTTGATGTCAACCAGCCCAAAGATATGCAGAACATACAACGCTGAGtttgtgcaacaaaaaaatggCTACGTAACATGTTTGTGTAACGAACCAATCTTTTACAGTCTTCACGCATATGACGTGCCGAAATGTCATAAATTTAACGGCGCTAACATAG GTTGTTCATGTAAGACCACATGTGTCTCTTTCATTACGGAGAAAGATACTATTATGGAATGGTTTGTTCTTTCTGATGCGTTTTCTTGCAGCAATATAATGGGCAGTTATCAACTTTATGAATGGGACGGCCAAACTTGGACGAAAGTAAACCGGAAAGACTTTGAATTGGTGTTTGAAAAAGTAGTGGATCCGGTTACAAAACAAGTGAATAAAACTTCGTAttatttcaag TGGCGGCATACAGACAGAACAACTGCAATGCTTTATTATCAAGGCAGAATATTTAAAGTCAATGTATTTTGTGGTAAAAAGAGTTTTGGATGCCATGTCGGGAAAGCAGTGGGAACAAAAACAT ATAAAATCCTGAGCGAACGAGAATTAATAACAACCACGTCAACAAGCAAATCGAAATCAACAACGACGCAAACAAGTAGAAGTTTGAAGTCCTCCAAAGACAACAATAATGATGGCATCAACACTGCGGTGTACATCACGTTGAGCTTGATATTCGTGCTTATTATTGTGATAATATGCGTTACCGCTTT tGTACTCCTCAAACGAAAAAGAAAATGCTCACAAGGCGTCGTACAAAATAACGTAACAACATCTCCTGCACCCCCCTCCTACACAAATAACGAGTTTGGAATTGAGGATTTCATAGAAAACGAACGAAAGCATCCTATGCCGCCTCTGCCAAGAAGAGCACCGCAACCGCCTCCAAGAGATGTTATCTACTCAAACACAAAGGAATCTTGA